A genomic segment from Lignipirellula cremea encodes:
- a CDS encoding CPBP family intramembrane glutamic endopeptidase — MGRFDFFSQTWEQAEAEQRAFVSSPAAQRPDARVITVLLSAALVLSFQYYALGWIQWVWLLDQIAWFWPGGGEELRGFLLSGENASLTQMSYWALGAAVLYAAVPLLLIKVVLRENVSDYGLRLQGALSGWWIYLLMYLAILPAVLWASRSPAFQEQYPFYRPPLGQPLWPRFWIWQACYALQFVALEFFFRGYMLHGLRRRFGGYAILVMMVPYCMIHFGKPLRETLGAIGAGLILGFMSLKTRSIWLGAALHIAVALTMDFASLAQQSQPVATGKVSVQRMVDLTAEDRREQETPDSKRRVSPPTPRDD, encoded by the coding sequence GTGGGGCGATTCGATTTTTTCTCGCAGACGTGGGAGCAAGCCGAGGCGGAGCAACGCGCCTTTGTGTCCTCTCCGGCAGCCCAGCGACCCGACGCCAGAGTGATCACGGTGCTGTTGTCCGCCGCGCTGGTGTTAAGCTTCCAGTATTACGCCCTGGGGTGGATCCAGTGGGTCTGGCTGCTGGACCAGATTGCCTGGTTCTGGCCCGGCGGAGGGGAGGAATTGCGCGGGTTTCTGCTCAGCGGTGAGAATGCCAGCCTGACGCAGATGAGCTACTGGGCGCTGGGAGCCGCCGTGCTGTATGCGGCCGTTCCGCTACTGCTGATTAAAGTCGTCCTGCGCGAAAACGTGAGCGACTACGGCTTGCGACTGCAGGGCGCCTTGTCCGGCTGGTGGATCTATCTGCTGATGTACCTGGCGATCCTGCCGGCCGTGTTGTGGGCGTCGCGAAGCCCAGCCTTTCAGGAACAGTACCCTTTTTATCGGCCGCCGCTGGGGCAGCCGTTATGGCCCCGCTTTTGGATCTGGCAGGCTTGCTACGCGTTGCAGTTTGTCGCGCTGGAGTTCTTTTTTCGGGGGTACATGCTGCACGGTCTGCGGCGCCGGTTTGGCGGGTACGCGATCCTGGTGATGATGGTTCCGTACTGCATGATCCACTTCGGGAAGCCGCTGCGCGAGACGCTTGGCGCGATTGGCGCCGGCCTGATTCTGGGCTTTATGAGCCTGAAAACGCGGTCGATCTGGCTGGGCGCTGCGCTGCACATCGCCGTCGCACTCACGATGGACTTCGCCTCGCTGGCCCAGCAGTCGCAGCCCGTCGCGACGGGGAAAGTCTCTGTGCAAAGGATGGTCGACCTGACTGCCGAAGATCGACGCGAGCAAGAAACACCCGACAGCAAGCGGAGGGTCTCACCCCCGACGCCGAGGGACGATTAA
- a CDS encoding Gfo/Idh/MocA family protein translates to MSKPSMTPPGAEAAPAAAMNFSRRDLLRWTGSAAAVAAAAQPLYAASTDKVFRIGVVSAAIEGKPQTRNGHTWHFAQYLHPECDFDALKKHYPQVVDTWKNYYRNPDFAFDLLPFPDTRITHYYDADPTVGQAFADVFPGVKVATSLEEMCDEVDAVWMGDASGKGDDHYDLVAPGLARGLPTFCDKPIGGTVEGTRKILDLAKKHQAPLMSGSIFNHEWGMEAALRMRDAGEFGPIEHVSARLMSRYSLDRWMIYGQHPLWTVMTLMGPGIEGISLYEYNDTCHALVTFPDRYPCHVWYGQPYERFEYNRTDVYFKKKLFTFTPSIEGDFAFGHKYEIVRMADAFRKMLHTGKEPKPHQEILEVTAAVHAGALSLQEKNRQVRLEEVMG, encoded by the coding sequence ATGTCAAAACCTTCCATGACCCCGCCTGGCGCGGAGGCGGCGCCCGCCGCTGCGATGAACTTTTCACGACGCGATTTGCTGAGGTGGACCGGCAGCGCGGCCGCAGTCGCCGCGGCGGCTCAGCCCTTGTATGCGGCCAGCACCGACAAGGTGTTCCGCATTGGCGTGGTGTCGGCCGCCATCGAAGGCAAACCGCAGACCCGCAACGGGCACACCTGGCACTTTGCCCAGTACCTGCATCCCGAGTGCGACTTTGACGCGTTGAAGAAGCATTATCCGCAGGTGGTGGACACCTGGAAAAACTACTATCGAAATCCGGACTTCGCCTTCGACCTGTTGCCGTTTCCCGACACGCGCATCACGCATTACTACGACGCCGACCCGACCGTGGGACAGGCCTTTGCCGACGTGTTCCCGGGCGTGAAGGTCGCAACCAGCCTGGAAGAAATGTGCGACGAAGTCGACGCCGTGTGGATGGGGGACGCTTCCGGCAAAGGGGACGACCACTATGATCTGGTGGCGCCCGGTCTGGCCCGTGGGCTGCCCACCTTCTGCGACAAGCCGATCGGCGGCACGGTGGAAGGCACGCGAAAGATCCTGGACCTGGCGAAAAAGCACCAGGCGCCGCTTATGTCGGGCAGCATTTTTAATCACGAATGGGGCATGGAAGCGGCCCTGCGGATGCGCGACGCAGGTGAGTTTGGCCCGATCGAACATGTATCGGCCCGGTTGATGAGCCGCTACAGCCTGGACCGCTGGATGATCTATGGCCAGCACCCACTGTGGACCGTGATGACGCTGATGGGCCCCGGAATCGAGGGGATCAGCCTGTACGAATACAACGACACGTGCCATGCGCTGGTCACGTTCCCCGACCGTTACCCGTGCCATGTGTGGTATGGCCAGCCGTATGAGCGGTTTGAGTACAACCGGACGGACGTTTACTTCAAGAAGAAGCTGTTCACGTTCACGCCGTCGATCGAAGGCGACTTTGCCTTTGGCCACAAGTACGAGATCGTCCGCATGGCCGACGCCTTCCGCAAGATGCTCCACACCGGCAAAGAGCCCAAGCCGCACCAGGAAATTCTCGAAGTCACGGCCGCCGTCCACGCCGGGGCATTGTCCCTGCAGGAGAAGAACCGCCAGGTCCGCCTGGAAGAAGTGATGGGCTGA
- a CDS encoding SEC-C metal-binding domain-containing protein: MRKRRRGYPSETHVKRGVRIVHGDKLLEEKLGREDMCPCDSGLRFKRCCLKSGRF, translated from the coding sequence ATGCGTAAACGGCGTCGCGGCTATCCGTCCGAGACGCACGTCAAACGCGGCGTCCGTATTGTCCATGGCGACAAACTGCTGGAAGAAAAGCTCGGTCGCGAAGACATGTGTCCTTGCGACAGCGGGCTGCGATTCAAGCGGTGCTGTCTCAAGTCAGGCCGTTTTTGA
- a CDS encoding nucleotidyltransferase domain-containing protein codes for MRQRVHSSENLIYPPGAQVVARQPVLGSQGRTAHPAGAVGVVVKSPVDRQHAYRVRFTDGLEASLPHQGLTLLAEYQQGSINDASQTLSQHGLFDRVIFRCVIGSRAYGLEHEESDTDRRGIYLPPADLHWSLYGVPEQLENETTQEAYWELQKFLVLALKANPNVLECLYSPIVELATPLAQELLDMRSLFLSRIVFQTYNGYVMSQFKKIQADFRNQGQVKWKHVMHLIRLLLSGIGVLRDGFVPVHVGEHRDDLLAIRSGAMPWEEVESRRLALHRELEQAFADTTLPERPDYEKANALLIRARRAAVDC; via the coding sequence ATGCGACAGCGCGTCCATTCCAGTGAGAATCTGATCTATCCCCCCGGCGCCCAAGTTGTCGCCAGGCAGCCTGTTCTGGGGAGCCAGGGACGCACGGCGCATCCGGCCGGGGCGGTGGGGGTGGTCGTCAAGTCGCCGGTCGATCGCCAGCACGCTTACCGTGTGCGGTTCACCGACGGCCTGGAGGCGTCCCTGCCTCACCAGGGACTGACGCTGCTGGCCGAATACCAGCAGGGCAGCATTAACGACGCCAGCCAGACGCTGTCCCAGCACGGCCTGTTTGATCGGGTGATCTTTCGCTGCGTTATCGGTTCGCGCGCCTATGGGCTGGAGCACGAGGAGTCGGACACCGACCGGCGGGGCATCTATCTGCCGCCGGCCGATCTGCACTGGTCGCTCTATGGCGTGCCGGAACAGCTGGAGAACGAAACCACCCAGGAAGCGTACTGGGAACTGCAGAAGTTCCTGGTGCTGGCCCTCAAGGCCAACCCGAATGTGCTCGAATGCCTGTATTCGCCGATCGTGGAACTGGCGACGCCGCTGGCCCAGGAACTGCTCGACATGCGTTCTCTATTCCTGTCGCGAATCGTGTTCCAGACGTACAATGGTTATGTGATGTCGCAGTTCAAAAAAATCCAGGCCGATTTCCGCAATCAGGGGCAGGTAAAATGGAAGCATGTGATGCACCTGATCCGCCTGCTGCTGTCCGGCATTGGCGTGCTGCGTGACGGGTTCGTCCCCGTGCATGTGGGCGAACACCGCGATGACCTGCTTGCCATCAGGTCCGGGGCCATGCCCTGGGAGGAAGTCGAATCGCGGCGCCTGGCCCTGCATCGCGAGCTGGAACAGGCGTTTGCGGACACCACGCTGCCCGAACGCCCCGACTATGAGAAAGCCAACGCCCTGCTGATCAGGGCTCGCCGGGCCGCCGTCGACTGCTAA
- a CDS encoding nucleotidyltransferase domain-containing protein, translating to MMHDPRLRQQVAAHPYPLLFTTISGAHLYGFPSPDSDYDLRGVHLLPVAEVVGLDAGRQTVEKTVMVEGMEIDLVTHDAKKFFQLMLKKNGYVLEQVLSPLIVHTTPEHAELREIAMQCVTRFHAWHYLGFAATQWKLFHKESPPRIKPLLYVYRVLLTGIHLMRTGVVEANLVRLNRTAKLPYLDDLIQCKMSGPEKSLLPDADLAFHLREYKRLAGELEQAAADTRLPEQPAGKAALNDLLVQLRLHGCGR from the coding sequence ATGATGCATGATCCCCGCCTGCGCCAGCAGGTCGCCGCTCATCCGTATCCGCTGCTGTTCACCACGATCAGCGGGGCGCACCTGTATGGTTTCCCTTCGCCCGACTCGGATTATGACCTGCGGGGCGTGCATCTGCTGCCAGTGGCGGAAGTCGTCGGCCTGGACGCCGGCCGGCAGACGGTCGAAAAGACCGTCATGGTCGAGGGGATGGAAATCGATCTGGTCACGCATGACGCCAAAAAATTCTTTCAACTCATGCTCAAGAAAAACGGCTATGTGCTGGAACAGGTGCTGTCGCCGCTGATCGTCCACACCACGCCGGAACATGCCGAGCTGAGGGAGATCGCCATGCAGTGCGTCACCCGGTTTCATGCCTGGCATTACCTGGGCTTTGCGGCGACCCAGTGGAAGCTGTTCCACAAAGAAAGCCCGCCCCGGATCAAGCCGCTGCTGTACGTGTATCGTGTGCTGCTGACAGGCATCCATTTGATGCGGACCGGCGTCGTCGAAGCGAACCTGGTGCGCCTCAACAGAACCGCCAAACTGCCGTACCTGGACGACCTGATCCAGTGCAAAATGTCCGGTCCCGAGAAATCGCTGCTGCCTGACGCCGACCTGGCGTTCCACCTGCGCGAATACAAACGGCTGGCCGGCGAACTGGAACAGGCGGCCGCCGATACCCGGCTGCCCGAACAGCCCGCCGGCAAAGCAGCGTTAAACGACCTGCTGGTTCAACTACGACTCCACGGCTGCGGTCGGTAG
- a CDS encoding GrpB family protein, with protein sequence MTFLPEETATKSAMTITVVAYDPEWPQTFAKLRDQVWPAVREAVLAIEHVGSTSVPGLAAKPVIDISVVVGDTADVATAITGLAKLGYVHRGNLGIAGREAFHAPPGTLAHHLYVCPQGSLGLRNHLAFRDYLRTHPAAVQAYGELKQRLARQFADNIDGYVDGKTEFILAILAQAELTSAELESIGRANRLDSSSGGKAE encoded by the coding sequence ATGACCTTTCTCCCTGAAGAAACAGCAACCAAATCCGCCATGACGATTACCGTTGTCGCTTATGACCCCGAGTGGCCGCAGACCTTTGCGAAGCTTCGCGATCAAGTCTGGCCTGCTGTGCGCGAAGCGGTCTTGGCGATTGAGCATGTGGGCAGCACCTCGGTGCCCGGTCTGGCGGCCAAACCCGTGATTGATATAAGTGTCGTCGTGGGCGATACGGCGGATGTGGCGACCGCCATCACTGGCCTGGCGAAGCTGGGCTACGTCCATCGCGGCAATCTGGGAATCGCAGGACGGGAGGCGTTTCACGCGCCGCCGGGCACGTTGGCCCATCACTTGTATGTCTGTCCGCAAGGGAGTCTGGGCCTGCGGAACCACCTGGCTTTTCGCGATTATCTGCGCACCCATCCGGCGGCCGTGCAGGCTTACGGCGAACTGAAGCAGCGACTGGCCCGGCAGTTTGCGGACAACATCGACGGGTATGTAGACGGAAAAACGGAGTTCATCCTGGCCATCCTCGCCCAGGCGGAACTGACTTCGGCGGAACTCGAATCGATTGGCCGCGCGAATCGGCTGGATTCGTCATCAGGCGGGAAGGCAGAATAG
- a CDS encoding glycosyltransferase, translated as MHYLCSTFGSSGDVFPMLGLALELRRRGHTITFATNPHFALLAAKHDLPFEPLGTEEQYLACVDNPDLWHPRRAFPHLFQTLQPVLKQQYDLHARHRGDGAVGVTSCLGFGALTAQDKWDVPVLTLHLQPAVIWSDRAPPLLPGLVGPRWLRRLQFRLAERLIVDRIVCPFLNGWRQELSLPPVRKITRWWNSRRGVVCLFPDWFCPVQDDWPAPARQADFPLWNDQSDAGLPEDVQAFLDQGDPPLVFTPGTANRHARAFFQAALEACQTLQRRGVFLTVFDEQLPARMPSSIAHFRYVPLDLLLPRSCGFVHHGGVGSTSQALAAGVLQVLMPLAHDQFDNAERIKRLGVGDGIAADRFTGPRLVVMLQRLFQSDTLPAACRLAAERLQKRDGLSQAATAIEQMVSPADAAAAN; from the coding sequence GTGCATTATCTCTGCTCTACTTTTGGCAGTTCCGGCGACGTTTTCCCGATGCTGGGCCTGGCCCTCGAATTGCGACGGCGGGGGCACACGATCACGTTCGCCACCAACCCGCACTTCGCTCTGCTGGCGGCGAAGCACGACCTGCCGTTTGAACCGCTGGGCACCGAAGAGCAGTATCTCGCGTGTGTCGACAATCCCGATCTCTGGCATCCGCGTCGGGCGTTTCCGCACCTGTTTCAAACGCTGCAGCCGGTGCTGAAACAGCAGTACGATCTGCATGCCAGGCATCGGGGCGACGGCGCGGTGGGCGTCACCAGCTGCCTGGGCTTTGGCGCGTTGACCGCGCAGGACAAATGGGATGTGCCTGTGCTGACGCTCCATCTGCAGCCGGCCGTGATCTGGAGCGATCGCGCACCGCCGCTGTTGCCGGGTCTGGTGGGGCCGCGCTGGTTACGCCGGCTGCAGTTCCGGCTGGCCGAACGGCTGATTGTGGATCGTATCGTCTGTCCGTTTTTGAACGGCTGGCGCCAGGAACTGTCACTGCCGCCGGTGAGGAAAATCACCCGCTGGTGGAATTCCCGCCGCGGCGTCGTCTGCCTCTTCCCCGACTGGTTTTGTCCCGTGCAGGATGACTGGCCGGCGCCTGCCCGGCAGGCCGACTTCCCGCTGTGGAACGACCAGTCCGACGCTGGCCTGCCCGAGGACGTGCAGGCGTTTCTCGACCAGGGCGATCCGCCGCTGGTGTTTACGCCCGGCACCGCCAACCGGCATGCGCGAGCCTTCTTCCAGGCGGCGCTGGAAGCTTGCCAGACGCTGCAGCGACGGGGCGTCTTTTTAACGGTCTTTGATGAACAGCTGCCGGCGAGGATGCCGTCTTCGATCGCGCACTTTCGCTACGTGCCGCTGGACCTGCTGTTGCCCCGGTCTTGCGGCTTCGTCCATCACGGCGGGGTTGGTTCGACCTCGCAAGCGCTGGCGGCCGGCGTGCTGCAAGTGCTGATGCCGCTGGCCCATGACCAGTTCGACAACGCGGAAAGAATCAAACGCCTCGGCGTCGGCGACGGGATCGCCGCAGATCGCTTCACAGGTCCGCGACTGGTCGTCATGCTGCAGCGACTGTTCCAGTCCGACACGCTGCCCGCCGCCTGTCGCCTGGCAGCCGAGCGACTGCAGAAGCGCGACGGCCTAAGCCAGGCGGCGACGGCGATCGAACAGATGGTGTCGCCGGCGGATGCAGCGGCGGCGAACTAG
- a CDS encoding EF-Tu C-terminal domain-related protein, with amino-acid sequence MTGENPASQPNDGPPTQERVAARKSAFTIPADEAAAGRVALYLDPDDLRWLAARCFCDDTTSEKDRERCARIRFRSAAAIHKAGQTIAAPADVDFVASVRLLTTAMGGRRSRIQSGYRPQVFLDGEDCDAFLTLEDETLHPGDVGMVRAVLRNPSRNRDKLAVGKALLLREGDKTIAYGVIVWIAAQTSAGE; translated from the coding sequence ATGACAGGGGAGAATCCCGCGTCACAACCGAACGATGGCCCGCCCACGCAGGAGCGAGTCGCGGCAAGGAAATCCGCGTTTACGATTCCCGCCGACGAAGCGGCTGCGGGGCGAGTTGCTTTGTACCTTGATCCAGACGACCTTCGCTGGCTAGCGGCCCGGTGCTTCTGCGACGACACAACCTCGGAGAAAGATCGCGAACGTTGCGCCAGAATCCGGTTTCGGTCCGCCGCGGCGATTCACAAAGCAGGCCAAACGATCGCCGCCCCTGCTGACGTCGATTTTGTCGCCAGCGTGCGGCTGCTGACCACCGCGATGGGCGGTCGCAGAAGCAGGATTCAATCGGGTTACCGACCCCAGGTGTTCCTCGACGGCGAGGACTGCGACGCATTTCTTACCCTGGAAGACGAAACACTGCACCCCGGCGATGTCGGCATGGTGCGGGCCGTGCTCAGAAATCCAAGTCGAAACCGCGACAAACTGGCCGTCGGCAAAGCCCTGCTGCTGCGTGAAGGCGACAAGACGATCGCCTATGGCGTCATCGTGTGGATCGCAGCGCAGACATCTGCTGGCGAGTAG
- a CDS encoding DUF6314 family protein, producing MDTWHRLSDASSLRFRAQSASGSGWNGSGEGTVATSQPAARTLVFTESGFWKQDHGQRLRFSNVYRWTLLDSDAAIRLEHLRFGEKQPVYLFDLAPQSSEVWESMEPHVCRDDLYSASMRLDATQIALHWKVKGPEKDEDIQYWYR from the coding sequence GTGGACACCTGGCATAGACTGTCGGACGCTTCGTCGCTGCGTTTTCGCGCCCAGTCGGCCAGCGGTTCTGGCTGGAACGGGTCGGGCGAAGGAACGGTGGCGACCTCCCAGCCGGCGGCCCGGACGCTTGTCTTCACCGAGTCAGGATTTTGGAAGCAGGACCACGGCCAGCGCCTCCGCTTCAGCAACGTGTATCGCTGGACACTGCTGGATTCTGACGCCGCCATCCGACTGGAGCATCTGCGTTTTGGCGAAAAGCAGCCTGTCTATCTGTTCGATCTGGCGCCGCAAAGCAGCGAAGTCTGGGAGTCGATGGAACCGCACGTTTGCCGCGACGACCTGTATTCAGCCAGCATGCGGCTGGACGCCACGCAGATCGCCTTGCACTGGAAAGTCAAAGGACCAGAAAAGGACGAAGACATTCAGTACTGGTATCGCTGA
- a CDS encoding cyclic-phosphate processing receiver domain-containing protein produces MTSAPILLWLDDERDPQQERWQACFPIVNPAVVWVKTYDAFVEWVTDHGLPDAVGFDHDLGEAQSGFDAAKWLAGYCLAHRQPLPVWSIQSANPIGKANIIALLRSFEKATRTP; encoded by the coding sequence ATGACGTCCGCCCCGATCTTGCTATGGCTCGACGATGAACGGGATCCGCAGCAGGAACGCTGGCAAGCCTGTTTTCCGATCGTGAATCCAGCCGTCGTGTGGGTCAAAACGTACGACGCGTTTGTCGAATGGGTGACCGACCATGGCTTGCCGGACGCGGTCGGTTTTGATCATGACCTGGGCGAGGCTCAAAGCGGTTTCGACGCCGCCAAATGGCTGGCCGGGTATTGCCTGGCGCATCGCCAGCCGCTGCCGGTCTGGAGTATCCAGAGCGCAAACCCCATCGGCAAGGCGAACATCATCGCCCTGCTGCGATCCTTCGAAAAGGCAACCCGAACGCCGTGA
- a CDS encoding transposase, producing MILGEVFARFEKEGPIPVMTKAALGAAFTPDRLDQIFADHAVSQRVSELSFSVLVNLMGMVVAKTRKSTNAAYQACKQDISVSVNSVYDKLNGVEPLVSAALVRETATLFRELIEPMNSARPSLLPGYRVRILDGNHPGATQHRIQELRTIAAGPLPGVVLAVLDPQLGLIDDVELAEDGHAQERSLLIELINRLVPGEVWVADRNFCTSVFLQEIALNEAFFVIRQHAANVRWKPTGDRVLRGESETGQVFEQSILITDDFGAKLPARRISVELFQSGRGGEQEIHILSNLPADVDAVTISDTYRTRWSIEAAFNELRLSLNNEINTLGYPPAALFGFSLGLVIFNALAVVKAALRAAHGVEKIEKNFSFYYMADEMSMVWRGMMIAIPEDEWREALSPLTLKQLSKMLVELAGNVRLSAFQKHKRGPKRPPPKRTKRNDQPHVSTAKILAKRKKC from the coding sequence ATGATTCTCGGCGAGGTGTTTGCGCGGTTTGAAAAGGAGGGTCCCATCCCCGTCATGACCAAAGCGGCGCTCGGTGCGGCCTTTACGCCGGATCGGTTGGATCAGATCTTCGCCGACCATGCTGTGTCGCAACGGGTGTCGGAATTGTCGTTTTCGGTGTTGGTCAATTTGATGGGCATGGTGGTCGCCAAAACTCGCAAAAGCACCAACGCCGCTTATCAAGCTTGCAAGCAAGATATCTCCGTCTCCGTGAACAGCGTCTATGACAAACTCAACGGCGTTGAGCCGCTGGTGTCCGCCGCGTTGGTGCGCGAGACGGCGACGCTGTTTCGGGAACTGATCGAGCCGATGAACAGCGCCCGTCCCAGCCTGTTGCCCGGTTATCGCGTGCGCATCCTGGACGGCAATCATCCCGGCGCCACGCAGCATCGCATCCAGGAGTTACGGACCATCGCCGCCGGTCCTTTGCCAGGCGTGGTGCTGGCGGTGCTCGACCCCCAACTCGGTCTCATCGACGATGTGGAACTGGCGGAAGACGGCCATGCGCAAGAGCGTTCGCTGCTGATCGAGTTGATCAATCGCTTGGTGCCAGGCGAGGTGTGGGTCGCCGATCGCAATTTCTGCACGTCGGTGTTCCTCCAAGAGATCGCCTTGAATGAAGCGTTTTTCGTCATTCGGCAACACGCCGCGAATGTCCGCTGGAAGCCCACGGGAGACCGTGTTTTACGGGGCGAAAGCGAAACGGGCCAAGTCTTCGAGCAGTCCATTCTGATCACCGACGACTTTGGCGCCAAGCTGCCGGCTCGCCGCATCAGCGTCGAATTGTTCCAATCGGGCCGTGGCGGAGAACAGGAGATTCACATCCTTTCCAATCTGCCGGCGGACGTCGACGCAGTGACAATCTCTGACACATACCGCACGCGCTGGAGCATTGAAGCCGCCTTCAACGAACTGCGACTGTCGCTCAACAACGAGATCAACACGCTGGGCTATCCGCCGGCGGCGTTATTCGGTTTTAGCCTGGGACTGGTGATTTTCAATGCGTTGGCTGTAGTGAAAGCCGCGCTGCGGGCGGCGCACGGCGTGGAAAAGATTGAGAAGAATTTTTCCTTCTACTACATGGCGGATGAAATGAGCATGGTGTGGCGCGGCATGATGATCGCCATCCCGGAAGATGAATGGCGCGAAGCGCTGTCGCCTTTGACGCTGAAACAGTTATCAAAAATGTTAGTGGAGTTGGCGGGGAACGTGCGTCTATCCGCCTTTCAGAAACACAAACGCGGCCCAAAACGCCCGCCGCCGAAGCGAACCAAACGGAACGACCAACCCCACGTTTCCACCGCCAAAATTCTTGCTAAACGCAAGAAGTGCTAG
- a CDS encoding suppressor of fused domain protein — MGPDPLDGISAYECSAGGIDHLHFLTYGYTSLYYDEESIGGDFSRFGFETTFRLASPLPPTEDPIWVCNLLQSMARYVFESGRWFKPYHWIAANGPIRTEENTDIVGLVLLLDPTFAPIYSPHGRVEFLQAFGITQSELNAIQEKTRTPQELVEFHRQTNPLLITELSRQDGE; from the coding sequence CTGGGTCCTGATCCCCTCGACGGCATTAGTGCTTATGAATGCTCCGCTGGCGGGATCGACCATCTGCATTTCCTGACCTATGGGTATACCTCGCTGTACTACGACGAAGAATCCATAGGCGGCGATTTCAGTCGCTTCGGGTTCGAAACCACGTTTCGTCTGGCCAGCCCCCTGCCGCCGACGGAGGATCCGATATGGGTCTGTAATCTCCTGCAGAGCATGGCCAGATATGTGTTTGAATCGGGCAGGTGGTTTAAACCGTATCACTGGATTGCCGCGAACGGGCCGATCCGGACGGAGGAGAACACCGATATTGTAGGCCTGGTATTACTCCTGGATCCCACCTTCGCTCCGATCTATTCCCCGCATGGCCGCGTCGAGTTCCTGCAGGCCTTTGGGATCACCCAGAGTGAGTTGAACGCGATTCAGGAGAAAACACGCACGCCCCAGGAACTGGTCGAGTTCCACCGGCAAACCAATCCGCTGCTGATTACCGAGCTGTCACGACAAGATGGGGAGTAG
- a CDS encoding tetratricopeptide repeat protein, with the protein MPRVPTVRQISWLATIPQFLALATAVAIGWLATQSADGLLWGSAVYLVYSFGSRMLIPRAHRRGVRLSQSGQFEEAIHAHQQSYEFFTRHAWLDRFRSLTMMSPSALSFREMALLNIAFAYSQIGNGPMAKASYQRALQEFPDSGIASSALKMIASAEGSGFDTKNARP; encoded by the coding sequence ATGCCGCGTGTACCGACCGTCCGGCAAATTTCCTGGCTGGCGACCATTCCGCAATTTCTGGCTCTGGCGACGGCGGTGGCGATCGGCTGGCTGGCGACCCAGTCCGCTGACGGATTGCTCTGGGGATCGGCCGTGTATCTGGTTTACTCTTTTGGCTCCCGGATGTTGATTCCGCGCGCGCATCGTCGCGGAGTTCGCCTGTCGCAGTCCGGTCAATTTGAAGAGGCGATTCACGCGCACCAGCAGAGCTATGAATTCTTCACGCGTCATGCCTGGCTGGATCGCTTTCGCTCGTTGACCATGATGTCGCCCTCGGCGCTCAGCTTTCGGGAAATGGCGTTGCTGAATATTGCGTTTGCATACAGCCAGATCGGCAACGGCCCGATGGCGAAAGCATCCTACCAGCGCGCGCTGCAGGAATTCCCGGACAGCGGCATCGCCAGCTCCGCCCTGAAGATGATCGCCTCGGCGGAAGGGTCAGGATTTGACACCAAAAACGCCAGACCGTAG
- a CDS encoding DUF3592 domain-containing protein yields MTRNAPTSRILKNDYFSLLMLLFIGGVWMMAIGGSIIGALPEHQGEPFEVNIPLVVLLVVIAVVVTLLLGWLARQRIGDFKRIISSGPEVQGRIQSIHFFKDRGRVEYDYQFEGESYHAGNAIWKNRETTPFREGDAITLILDPDKPSRAFIAALYT; encoded by the coding sequence ATGACTCGAAATGCTCCGACCAGTCGCATCCTCAAGAACGACTATTTTTCCTTGTTAATGCTACTGTTCATCGGCGGCGTATGGATGATGGCGATCGGAGGGAGCATCATCGGTGCGCTCCCCGAGCATCAGGGCGAACCTTTCGAAGTGAATATCCCGCTGGTGGTCCTCCTGGTTGTGATCGCAGTGGTCGTCACCCTGTTACTGGGATGGCTCGCTCGCCAACGTATCGGGGATTTCAAACGAATTATTAGTTCCGGCCCCGAAGTGCAAGGGCGAATTCAAAGCATCCACTTCTTCAAAGATCGCGGACGCGTTGAATACGACTATCAATTCGAAGGCGAATCCTATCACGCGGGAAACGCCATCTGGAAAAACCGCGAAACAACCCCGTTCCGTGAAGGGGATGCAATTACCCTGATCCTCGATCCCGACAAACCGTCCCGTGCGTTTATCGCCGCGCTGTATACCTGA